A single region of the Anguilla anguilla isolate fAngAng1 chromosome 17, fAngAng1.pri, whole genome shotgun sequence genome encodes:
- the zgc:158403 gene encoding tetratricopeptide repeat protein 39A isoform X1: MKKKEMSSNGDAPAPDSSTRISLQACLEECSEAVDLFLNNHFTESLEKLRPRVKESMYHALMYATVLEMQAMMTFEHDDIVQAGNTMKSAQEVCQRFRRKSLSLSSKSAGDVLTEEQLHAEACYAECLLHRAALTFLQDENMVNFIKGGIKVRNSYLIYKDLHTFIQSHASHRGPNHLHLEGGVSFGIGAFNLALSLFPPRILRLLEFAGFSGDKEYGLSKLHDGATSMNLRSMLCVLLLLCHYTFLSFILGTGEGDVDDAERLLKPFLVRYPRGAIFLFFAGRAEEIKGNIDEAVALFEDGCRAQQAWKQFHHMCYWELMWCFTYKRIWKMAYFYADLLSQESRWSKAMYVYMKAAYLSMLPPEEARPFGDNEVDLFRQVPAFKQKIAGKSPPTEKFAIRKARRYKACSPVRLPVPVLEMMYMWNGFTMIRKRPELTKGMMETLVEAERALRDNPVNEYTVDDHCVIQLLKGLCLKNQGQTQAAEECFNSVYSSEKKIKFDHYLVPNALLELSLLYVDLGRRELAVKLLQKAKNNYKEYSMESRTQFRIHAALSKLQADTNETEESTEL; the protein is encoded by the exons atgaaaaagaaagaaatgtccAGTAACGGCGATGCACCTGCTCCCGATTC CTCTACACGCATTTCCCTGCAGGCCTGTCTGGAGGAGTGCTCAGAGGCAGTGGATCTCTTCCTCAACAATCACTTCACCGAGAGTCTGGAAAAGCTACGGCCGCG TGTGAAAGAGAGCATGTACCACGCGCTCATGTACGCCACAGTGTTGGAGATGCAGGCCATGATGACCTTCGAGCATGATGACATCGTCCAGGCTGGGAACACCATGAAGAGCGCACAGGAGGTCTGCCAGAG GTTCAGGAGGAAGTCCTTGAGCTTGTCCAGTAAATCAGCAGGAGATGTCCTCACAGAAG agcagctgcATGCTGAAGCGTGCTACGCTGAGTGCTTACTCCACAGGGCCGCCCTCACGTTCTTACAG GACGAGAACATGGTGAATTTCATCAAAGGAGGAATCAAAGTGCGCAACAGCTACCTGATTTACAA GGACCTCCACACTTTCATCCAGTCACACGCCTCGCACAGAGGACCCAACCACCTTCACCTGGAGGGAGGGGTGTCCTTCGGGATTGGAGCTTTCAACTTG gccctctctctgtttcctcctcGTATTCTCAGACTTCTGGAGTTTGCTGGATTCTCTGGAGATAAG gagtACGGCCTGTCGAAGCTGCACGATGGCGCCACCTCGATGAACCTGCGCtccatgctgtgtgtgctgctgctgctctgccaCTACACCTTCCTGTCCTTCATCCTGG GGACAGGTGAGGGGGACGTGGACGACGCCGAGAGGCTTCTGAAACCATTCCTGGTTCGATACCCACGT ggtgctatattcttattttttgcagggagagcagaggagatCAAAGGGAACATTGATGAG GCGGTGGCGCTGtttgaagatggctgcagggCTCAGCAGGCTTGGAAGCAGTTCCACCACATGTGCTACTGGGAGCTGATGTGGTGCTTCACGTACAAACGCATCTGGAAGATGGCGTACTTCTACGCCGACCTGCTCAGCCAGGAGAGCCGCTGGTCCAAG GCCATGTACGTGTACATGAAGGCAGCCTACCTCAGCATGCTGCCCCCGGAGGAAGCCCGGCCGTTCGGTGACAACGAGGTGGATCTCTTCAG aCAGGTGCCCGCTTTCAAGCAGAAGATTGCCGGGAAGTCTCCGCCCACGGAGAAGTTCGCCATACGCAAGGCCCGGCGCTACAAGGCCTGCAGCCCTGTCAGACTCCCGGTGCCTGTACTG GAAATGATGTACATGTGGAACGGTTTCACCATGATACGCAAGAGGCCTGAACTCACTAAGGGTATGATGGAGACGCTGGTGGAAGCGGAGCGCGCCCTGCGGGATAATCCCG TGAATGAGTACACGGTAGATGACCACTGCGTGATTCAGCTGTTGAAGGGACTATGCTTGAAAAACCAGGGGCAGACTCAGGCAGCAGAGGAGTGCTTCAACAGCGTGTACAGCAG CGAGAAGAAGATAAAGTTTGACCACTACCTGGTGCCCAACGCCCTGCTGGAGCTCAGCCTGCTCTACGTGGACCTGGGCCGCAGGGAGCTGGCCGTCAAACTACTGCAGAAAGCCAA gaaCAACTACAAGGAGTACTCCATGGAGTCACGCACCCAGTTCAGAATTCACGCTGCGCTCTCCAAGCTACAGGCTGACACGAACGAAACAGAAGAGAGCACTGAACTGTGA
- the gadd45gip1 gene encoding growth arrest and DNA damage-inducible proteins-interacting protein 1 produces MAASVLCRRLALPGVFRGISATKSLNPGTPLCGSLLQIANYNPKPLKLNIKDPYIPDKGSEKTPEWQKTTKYDRKLFGRYGSASGVDVAKLWPGPDELEALIAEEKEWHPPLEQILSNVTAKENEKAKKRLAREKLIATNMANMPKMVADWRRESREEKLKKKEEKARRDLLLAEARARYGYALDPRSAKFQEMLKEIEKEEAKKRKLLKRRKREEERAAAAGPDAPTAVPNS; encoded by the exons ATGGCGGCCTCCGTTCTTTGCAGGAGGTTGGCGTTGCCTGGGGTTTTTAGAGGGATTTCCGCTACTAAATCTTTAAATCCTGGTACACCACTATGTGGGTCCTTATTACAGATTGCAAACTACAATCCAAAGCCTCTAAAACTAAATATCAAGGACCCTTACATCCCTGACAAAGGGAGCGAGAAGACCCCTGAATGGCAAAAGACAACCAAGTATGACCGCAAGCTGTTCGGACGCTACGGTTCGGCCTCTGGCGTTGATGTGGCAAAACTGTGGCCCGGTCCGGATGAGTTGGAAGCGTTGATTGCTGAGGAGAAAGAATGGCACCCACCTCTGGAGCAGATTCTGTCAAACGTCACCGCAAAGGAAAATGAGAAGGCGAAGAAACGTCTGGCCAG AGAAAAGCTGATTGCCACTAATATGGCAAACATGCCCAAGATGGTGGCGGATTGGCGACGGGAATCACGCGAAGAAAAActgaagaagaaagaggagaaagcCCGACGGGACCTGTTGCTCGCTGAGGCTAGAGCGCGTTACGGCTACGCACTGGACCCACGCAGTGCCAAATTCCAGGAAATGCTGAAGGAAATCGAAAAGGAAgaagcaaagaaaagaaaactactAAAACGTcggaagagagaagaggaacGGGCTGCAGCGGCTGGCCCGGATGCTCCTACTGCCGTCCCCAATAGCTAG
- the tspan35 gene encoding tetraspanin 35, translating into MSCFKFLKIMMFFFNSIIFLAGGAILGVGVWVKVDSGSLLNFLSGINNAPSELSQVLNVGYLLIAVGAVLLVIGFLGCCGAARESKCMLMLFFVIVLIIFIAEVAGAIVVLVFKSLVTSLVHTVGREVVKNIHSAYGKNQDFTGILNTTMDGLKCCGFYGYNDFTGSAFTNATQQYPAICCGSAPCNQTGANQSNVTGCYDRVVRLIEDNVIVLGAVALGIAALEVAAMAVAMTLYCKIGKSG; encoded by the exons atgagCTGCTTCAAATTTCTCAAAATCATGATGTTCTTTTTCAACAGCATCATCTTT CTGGCGGGCGGGGCgatcctgggggtgggggtgtgggtgaaGGTGGACAGCGGCTCCCTGCTGAACTTCCTGAGCGGCATAAACAACGCGCCGTCCGAGCTGAGCCAGGTGCTCAACGTGGGCTACCTGCTGATCGCCGTGGGGGCCGTGCTGCTCGTCATCGGCTTCCTGGGCTGCTGCGGAGCCGCACGGGAGAGCAAGTGCATGCTGATGCTG TTCTTCGTCATTGTGCTCATCATCTTCATCGCAGAAGTGGCGGGGGCCATCGTGGTCCTGGTCTTCAAATCTCTG gtgacGAGCCTTGTTCACACTGTTGGCAGAGAGGTCGTTAAAAACATCCACTCAGCCTATGGAAAGAATCAAGATTTCACTGGAATTCTGAACACCACTATGGATGGG CTGAAGTGTTGTGGGTTCTATGGCTACAATGACTTCACAGGTTCTGCATTTACCAATGCGACCCAGCAGTACCCAGCAATCTGCTGCGGCTCTGCCCCTTGCAACCAGACAGGAGCAAATCAATCG aacgtCACCGGGTGCTACGACAGGGTGGTGAGGTTGATAGAGGATAATGTCATTGTCCTGGGAGCAGTGGCACTTGGGATCGCTGCTCTCGAG GTTGCTGCCATGGCCGTAGCCATGACCCTGTACTGTAAAATCGGCAAATCAGGATGA
- the zgc:158403 gene encoding tetratricopeptide repeat protein 39A isoform X2 codes for MMYMWNGFTMIRKRPELTKGMMETLVEAERALRDNPVNEYTVDDHCVIQLLKGLCLKNQGQTQAAEECFNSVYSSEKKIKFDHYLVPNALLELSLLYVDLGRRELAVKLLQKAKNNYKEYSMESRTQFRIHAALSKLQADTNETEESTEL; via the exons ATGATGTACATGTGGAACGGTTTCACCATGATACGCAAGAGGCCTGAACTCACTAAGGGTATGATGGAGACGCTGGTGGAAGCGGAGCGCGCCCTGCGGGATAATCCCG TGAATGAGTACACGGTAGATGACCACTGCGTGATTCAGCTGTTGAAGGGACTATGCTTGAAAAACCAGGGGCAGACTCAGGCAGCAGAGGAGTGCTTCAACAGCGTGTACAGCAG CGAGAAGAAGATAAAGTTTGACCACTACCTGGTGCCCAACGCCCTGCTGGAGCTCAGCCTGCTCTACGTGGACCTGGGCCGCAGGGAGCTGGCCGTCAAACTACTGCAGAAAGCCAA gaaCAACTACAAGGAGTACTCCATGGAGTCACGCACCCAGTTCAGAATTCACGCTGCGCTCTCCAAGCTACAGGCTGACACGAACGAAACAGAAGAGAGCACTGAACTGTGA